One genomic region from Gossypium hirsutum isolate 1008001.06 chromosome D13, Gossypium_hirsutum_v2.1, whole genome shotgun sequence encodes:
- the LOC107932022 gene encoding putative disease resistance protein RGA3, which produces MAETFLFNIAKRVLAKIGNLSVDEVRLAFNVKTDLKKLEDTMISIKAVLLDAERQQHQNEKLRLCMWKLRDIFYDAENVIDDFKCEALRKQDAINHRDNNNLKVRVLGSCCLPLSFSLKMSHKIKDINGRLGELATEWKSFDLRQCSDNRHVFRRETISFVDSSDVIGRDEDKENIISMLMKPSEARNVPAIPIVGIGGLGKTTLAQLVYNDDRVTSLFPLKIWICVSEEFDLSRLLRLIIQSVNKGERCDDSTLDALQARLRSLLTEKFLLVLDDVWNENKAKWVELRNLLRSTDGFSPSKIIVTTRSLNVASIMSSIPPYILKGLPLEDCLTLFTKWAFNDGDERHYSNLIRIGEEIVKKCKGVPLAVRTLGSLLFQKTDESDWIYIRESEIWRLEQHENDILPVLKLSYNHLPSHLQRCLAFLSLYKKDEIYYSDRVIYLWMANGLLEHPRQNQEREDVGKRYLNELLSSCLIQMEQDYWLYFTFKMHDLVHDLALDVSQKECKTMNSETETVDENVRHLLLCDEKLVEVPRVLGEMKNVKTVIIQDASEASKTIHESLINLCVSNFKYLRALELRDSPLSALPNSIGTLKHLRDLDLAKCEGIRELPRSFYKLRSLQFLNLEGTGLKQLPDSVQRLIELRHLVITIKATHLKEIRAGCWTSLQYLKLHYCTKLECLPEGMQYLKSLRTLVLNDCVKLVSLPRSLKFLSKLEHLEIVGCLLINLKMELEEEEKDLQLSLKTLSLTLRITCLKRFATIASSRIFFHFAAITNSVLSKLVRSTSMATESHFS; this is translated from the coding sequence ATGGCGGAAACGTTTCTGTTCAATATTGCAAAAAGGGTTCTCGCCAAAATTGGCAATCTCTCTGTAGACGAAGTTCGCTTGGCGTTTAATGTCAAAACCGATCTGAAAAAGCTGGAGGACACCATGATCAGCATTAAAGCTGTGCTCTTGGATGCCGAGCGGCAACAGCACCAAAATGAAAAGCTGCGCCTCTGTATGTGGAAGCTCAGAGACATCTTTTACGATGCTGAGAACGTTATTGACGATTTCAAGTGTGAAGCTCTCCGGAAACAGGACGCCATCAATCATCGCGACAACAACAACTTAAAGGTGCGAGTTTTAGGTTCCTGTTGTTTGCCTCTTTCATTCTCTTTAAAAATGAGTCATAAAATCAAAGACATCAATGGGAGACTAGGCGAACTTGCCACTGAGTGGAAAAGCTTTGATCTAAGACAGTGTAGCGACAATCGACATGTTTTTCGCAGAGAGACCATCTCTTTTGTGGATTCTTCTGATGTTATTGGTAGAGATGAGGATAAAGAGAACATTATTAGTATGTTGATGAAGCCAAGTGAGGCTCGAAATGTCCCTGCCATTCCCATTGTTGGAATTGGGGGTTTAGGAAAAACCACGCTCGCTCAATTAGTTTACAATGATGATCGAGTTACTAGCCTTTTTCCTTTGAAGATATGGATCTGTGTTTCTGAGGAATTTGATCTTTCTAGATTGCTCAGGCTGATTATTCAGTCTGTAAATAAAGGAGAAAGATGTGATGATTCAACACTTGACGCCTTGCAAGCTCGTTTGAGAAGCCTTTTGACTGAGAAGTTCTTGCTCGTCCTGGATGATGTGTGGAATGAAAATAAAGCAAAATGGGTTGAGTTAAGAAATTTGTTGAGATCGACGGATGGATTTTCTCCAAGCAAAATTATTGTCACCACTCGGAGTTTGAACGTGGCCTCGATAATGAGTTCAATTCCCCCTTACATTTTGAAAGGTCTCCCTCTTGAAGACTGTTTGACCTTATTTACAAAATGGGCTTTTAATGATGGTGATGAGAGACATTATTCAAATCTCATTAGAATCGGGGAGGAGATTGTGAAAAAATGCAAAGGGGTTCCTTTGGCAGTAAGAACATTGGGAAGCCTACTGTTTCAGAAAACGGATGAATCTGATTGGATCTATATAAGAGAGAGTGAAATATGGAGACTTGAGCAACATGAAAACGATATTTTACCAGTGTTGAAGTTGAGTTACAATCATTTGCCATCTCATTTGCAACGATGTCTTGCTTTTTTGTCCTTGTACAAAAAGGATGAGATCTATTATAGTGATAGAGTTATCTATCTTTGGATGGCAAATGGACTCCTTGAGCATCCAAGGCAAAATCAAGAGCGGGAGGATGTTGGCAAACGATATTTGAATGAATTACTGTCAAGTTGCCTCATCCAAATGGAGCAGGATTATTGGTTGTATTTTACATTCAAAATGCATGATCTGGTACATGATCTTGCATTAGATGTGTCTCAAAAAGAATGTAAAACAATGAATTCCGAAACAGAAACGGTTGATGAAAATGTTCGACATTTATTATTATGTGATGAGAAGTTGGTTGAAGTTCCACGTGTTTTGGGGgaaatgaaaaatgttaaaaCAGTAATTATCCAAGATGCTTCAGAGGCATCAAAGACTATTCATGAATCACTTATAAATCTATGTGTCTCCAATTTCAAGTATCTACGAGCATTAGAATTAAGGGATTCACCATTAAGCGCTTTACCGAATTCCATTGGTACCTTGAAGCACTTACGAGACCTTGACTTGGCCAAATGTGAGGGTATACGTGAACTTCCGAGGTCTTTCTATAAGCTTCGCAGCCtgcaatttttaaatttggaagGTACTGGTTTGAAGCAGTTGCCTGACAGCGTGCAAAGGTTGATTGAGCTTAGACATCTAGTAATAACCATTAAAGCTACTCATTTGAAAGAAATACGAGCAGGATGTTGGACTTCTCTTCAATACTTGAAATTGCATTATTGTACAAAATTAGAATGTTTGCCTGAAGGAATGCAGTATCTGAAGTCACTTCGGACACTTGTCCTGAATGATTGTGTTAAACTTGTCTCATTGCCAAGGAGCCTGAAATTCCTAAGCAAGTTAGAACACCTTGAAATAGTTGGTTGCCTTctaatcaatttgaaaatggaactagaagaggaagaaaaagacCTTCAGTTGAGCCTTAAAACTCTCTCTCTCACTCTTCGTATTACCTGCCTTAAGAGATTTGCCACGATTGCTTCTTCAAGGATCTTCTTCCACTTTGCAGCAATTACGAATTCAGTTTTGTCAAAACTTGTCCGTTCTACCAGCATGGCTACCGAATCTCACTTCTCTTAA